In one window of Amblyraja radiata isolate CabotCenter1 chromosome 29, sAmbRad1.1.pri, whole genome shotgun sequence DNA:
- the armc6 gene encoding armadillo repeat-containing protein 6 translates to MACKRITQETFDNVVRENIIEFEMEPEEALKEAIEQFESQGVNLFNVVKTVQNVTAEGSDPKHHVLQALDALQKALDILALDEMGDHLSKFTKQCRLDFAHRHLAAENSAYATVLSSCRALMADGLGLVKGVQALAALLDGQPDLIDSEGKHLLLEILKQYREHVELNAITIRAIRYSCLKHEQNRQDLVQFGALPLLTAAIVNHGTSPEVVREAASALKVMTYDDDIRVPFGRAHDHARLIVMENNGLRIIIEAAKVFAENPSVLSELCSTVSRLAVRNEFCQDIVDLGGLNFMVTLLADSIDHRELVKQVLGAFRAIAGNDEVKDVIVNAGGTDLIVLAMKRHMGSPQICEMSCAALGMFALRKPENCRVIMEDGGAMMALQAMKTHPAELNVQKQACMLLRNLVARNPDFTPLILEMGAEVLIQQARATHEDCGDLAKAALRDLGCKVVLQELWTGQKGGISR, encoded by the exons ATGGCGTGCAAACGGATTACTCAAGAGACCTTTGATAATGTTGTGCGAGAGAACATAATCGAGTTTGAGATGGAGCCAGAGGAGGCTTTGAAAGAAGCAATAGAACAGTTTGAATCACAAG GTGTCAATCTTTTCAATGTGGTGAAAACTGTGCAGAATGTCACAGCCGAAGGCAGCGACCCGAAGCACCATGTCCTACAG GCTCTCGATGCACTTCAGAAAGCCCTGGATATCTTGGCTCTTGACGAAATGGGGGATCACTTGAGTAAATTCACCAAACAGTGCCGTCTTGATTTTGCTCACCGCCACCTGGCGGCTGAAAATTCCGCCTACGCCACGGTCCTGTCCTCCTGCAGAGCATTGATGGCCGATGGGCTTGGCCTGGTGAAGGGAGTCCAAGCCCTGGCGGCACTGCTAGACGGCCAACCGGACCTCATTGACTCGGAGGGCAAGCACCTGCTCCTCGAGATCCTGAAGCAGTACCGAGAACACGTGGAGCTAAACGCCATCACCATCCGCGCCATCCGCTACAGCTGCCTGAAGCACGAGCAGAACCGGCAAGACCTGGTGCAGTTCGGGGCACTGCCACTGCTGACGGCTGCCATTGTGAATCACGGCACCAGCCCCGAAGTGGTCAGAGAGGCGGCTTCCGCCCTGAAGGTCATGACCTACGATGACGACATCCGGGTGCCCTTTGGCCGCGCCCACGATCACGCAAGGTTGATCGTGATGGAGAACAATGGACTTCGGATCATCATCGAAGCTGCAAAAG TTTTTGCAGAAAATCCTAGCGTCCTCAGTGAGCTGTGCTCCACGGTGTCACGACTTGCAGTCAGGAACGAGTTCTGCCAGGACATTGTGGATCTGGGAGGTCTGAATTTCATGGTGACTCTACTGGCCGATTCCATCGATCATAGG GAGCTGGTGAAGCAGGTGTTGGGTGCATTCCGAGCTATTGCAGGGAATGACGAGGTTAAAGATGTGATCGTCAACGCTGGTGGAACGGACCTGATTGTGTTAGCAATGAAACGTCACATGGGAAGCCCACAG ATCTGTGAGATGAGTTGTGCGGCCTTGGGAATGTTTGCATTGCGGAAGCCGGAAAACTGTCGGGTGATCATGGAAGACGGGGGTGCTATGATGGCACTGCAGGCAATGAAGACCCATCCGGCGGAGCTGAACGTACAG AAGCAGGCCTGCATGCTGCTCCGTAACCTGGTGGCACGGAACCCTGACTTCACGCCGCTGATCCTTGAGATGGGAGCAGAGGTACTGATACAACAGGCAAGGGCCacgcatgaggactgtggagaccTGGCCAAAGCTGCCTTGAGAGACCTCGGCTGCAAAGTGGTGCTTCAGGAGCTCTGGACAGGGCAGAAAGGTGGGATCTCCCGTTAA
- the LOC116989435 gene encoding testis-specific serine/threonine-protein kinase 6-like: MSGDTFLTELGYKLGKTIGEGSYSKVKVGSSKKYRENVAIKVVDRKKAPPDFVNKFLPRELAILRGIKHPHIVQVYEFIEVCNGKLYIVMEQAATDLLQLIQHRGHIPCNEGRHLFSQIACAVKYLHEHEIVHRDLKCENILLTEEMQVKITDFGFGKKLHGHPDLSSTYCGSAAYAPPEVLMGVPYDPKKYDIWSLGIILYVIVTGCMPFDDSNISKLPKSQQKGVVYPESIQLEEKCQALIRELLQFCPSGRPLASQVIKHAWIRENK, from the coding sequence ATGTCTGGAGACACATTTCTGACAGAGTTAGGATATAAGCTAGGGAAGACCATTGGTGAAGGCAGTTACTCCAAAGTTAAAGTAGGCAGTTCCAAGAAATACAGGGAGAATGTTGCTATAAAGGTGGTCGACAGGAAGAAGGCTCCCCCGGACTTTGTTAATAAATTCCTGCCAAGGGAGTTGGCCATCTTGAGGGGGATCAAACACCCTCACATTGTTCAGGTCTATGAGTTCATTGAGGTTTGCAATGGGAAGCTCTACATTGTCATGGAGCAGGCTGCCACCGATCTCCTGCAGTTGATTCAGCACAGAGGCCACATTCCATGCAACGAAGGCCGCCACCTCTTCTCCCAGATCGCCTGCGCAGTCAAGTACCTTCACGAGCACGAAATTGTCCATCGTGACCTCAAGTGTGAGAACATCTTGCTGACCGAAGAGATGCAGGTAAAGATCACAGACTTTGGATTCGGGAAGAAACTTCACGGCCACCCTGACCTCAGCAGCACCTACTGCGGCTCAGCTGCCTACGCCCCCCCCGAGGTCCTCATGGGCGTGCCTTATGACCCCAAGAAGTacgacatctggagcctggggatCATCCTCTACGTGATCGTGACCGGTTGCATGCCATTTGATGACTCCAACATCAGCAAGTTGCCCAAGAGCCAGCAGAAGGGGGTGGTTTACCCCGAAAGCATCCAACTAGAGGAAAAATGCCAGGCACTGATCAGAGAGCTGCTGCAGTTCTGCCCCTCAGGACGGCCGTTGGCCAGCCAAGTCATCAAGCACGCCTGGATCAGAGAGAACAAGTAG